The following nucleotide sequence is from Gammaproteobacteria bacterium.
GAGTAACAAGTTCAACTGCGTAACTCCTAGTCCGTTTTATAACGGAACAGCTATAGTATCTGATCTTGGAATGGAACCTGTAGTTCCTCCAAAAAAGAACAGAAAGATAAAATGGAAATACAACAAAAAAACGTATAAAAAAAGAAATGAAGTTGAACGATTATTCAGGAGATTAAAAAGATTCAGAAGGATTTTTACAAGATTCGATAAATTAGATGTCATGTTTAATTTCTTTATCACTTTTGGCCTAATTTTAGATATGTTCAGTTAGTGTTAACAGGCCCTAGCATTCCAATTCCCCCCCTCGCCGAACAGAAACGCATAGTAGCCAAGGTAGATGAGTTAATGAAATTGGTGGATGAACTGGAAGCCCAGCTTGCCACCGCTCAAACTTCAGCCGAACGGCTAATGGATGCCATCGTTGATGAGATTACACAGGGCTGAACCCTTACTCTGCAATGACACAAACAACTCGTGGTGAGTATATAAAAATATGAACCTACGGCATAATATACTTGATACAAATCCGTCCTCAAGGGCGAGGTTTTTCGGAGGCTCTGATGATTCCTGAGCTTGGCACTTACGCTCTGATTCTTTCCCTTTGTTTCGCCCTAGTCCAGGGAACTTTTCCCTTGCTGGGGGCAAGTCGTGGTTATCCCGCCTGGATGGAACTCGCCCACGCAGCCAGCCGTGGCCAATTCAGTTTTTTATTCATTGCGTTGATGTGCTTGGCTTGGTCATTTGTCCAAAATGATTTTAGCGTCGAGTATGTGGCGCAAAATTCCAATCTGGTCCTACCGCTGCATTATCGCCTTTCGGCGGTGTGGGGTGGCCACGAGGGTTCCCTGTTGTTGTGGGCCTTCATGCTCGGTGGCTGGACATTAGCCGTGAGTCTGTCGAGTAATGGACTCTCCAATGAATTCCGCGCCCGGGTTCTGGGAGTGATGGGACTGGTGAGCGCCGGTTTTTTAATGTTCATGCTTTTTACCTCCAATCCCTTTGGACGCATCGATCCCGCTGACTTGCCGCCTGGATTTGAAGGACGTGACCTTAATCCATTGCTTCAGGATCCTGGCCTGATTATCCATCCACCCATGCTTTATCTTGGTTATGTCGGATTCGCCGTCGCTTTCGCCTTCGCCATCGCTGCCTTGCTTGGGGGACGGTTAGACGCTGCCTGGGCGCGTTGGTCGCGGCCCTGGACACTGGTGGCCTGGGTCTGCCTGACGCTCGGAATTACCTTGGGTTCCTTTTGGGCTTATTATGAGCTGGGCTGGGGTGGTTGGTGGTTTTGGGATCCGGTGGAAAATGCCTCGTTCATGCCGTGGCTGGTAGGGACTGCTCTGCTTCATTCGCTGGCGGTAACCGAAAAACGCGGCGAATTTCGCGCCTGGACGGTACTGCTTGCCATCTCAGCGTTTTCCTTGAGTTTGTTAGGAACCTTTCTCGTGCGCTCTGGAGTGCTAACCTCAGTCCACGCCTTTGCCGCCGACCCTCGACGCGGAGTGTTCATCTTGATTTTCCTCGCAGTCGTGGTCGGGAGTTCACTGCTGCTCTACGCCATCCGTGGACCAGGCATGACACGCCACGCGGGTGGTTTTTCATTACTATCGCGCGAAGCGGCTTTGTTCACCAATAATGTATTGCTGGTTGCAGCTACCGCGACTATTCTTCTCGGAACCATTTATCCCTTGATTTTGGACGCGCTGAATTTAGGCAAAATTTCAGTCGGTCCGCCTTATTTTTCCTCGGTTTTCGTACCTCTGATGGCTCCGTTAGTCTTTCTCATCGGTGTTGGTCCATTGCTACGTTGGCGTCGAACTGCGTCATCCGATCTCGTCATCAGGCTACGCTGGAGCGCCGCTGTAGCGATTTTCGTCGCAGTGGGTGGGCCAGTGCTGGCCGGGCACTGGACGCCCATGGTGAGTTTGGGCCTGTGGCTTGCGGTGTGGGTGATGAGCGCCACTCTCGAAGTTCTGGAGGTGCGAGTACGAACCGTTGGCCGTTGGGATATCGCCGAGGGATTGCGCGCCGTGCCCTTGGGAGTCTGGGGGATGAGCCTAGCCCATTGCGGAGTAGGGATATTTATCGTTGGCGTAACACTTTCCGGCGGTTACAGCGAGGAACGCGAGATTCGCCTGGCTCCAGGCCAGGCAATCACCCTGGCTGACCACGAATTTCGCTTTGATGGCGTTTCCCAGGTTGAAGGTTCCAACTATACCGCCCAGCAAGGCACGGTGACGGTGACGAACACCCATGGCAAAAAATCGGTCCTTCATCCTCAAAAACGCACCTATCGTATTCAAACAATGCCAATGACTGAGGCTGCCATTGAATATGGCCTGCTGCGTCATCTCTATGTCGCCCTCGGTGAGCCTGTTAATGATGGCGGCTGGAGTTTGCGGTTATACGTCAAACCCTTCGTGGGCTGGATTTGGCTAGGTGCGTTGGCGATGGCAGTGGGTGGATTATTGGCCGCCGCCGACCGTCGTTACCGCCTATCCCCACGGTGTAATTGAAAATGTTGCACCTGTTTTCCAGCTAGGTAACTTTCAGACCTTAATAAGGCGTACCCAATTCAACGGTCATATTAAGTAACTTGACACTTGGCATGGTCTGTTGAAAATCAAAAAATTCCTCTAAGGCGATTCATCCCACGGCTAAAGCCAGCGGCACTCTCATCATTTTTTACAAATCACCTCCACGGCTAAAGCTGTGGTGTTTTAATTGAATAAAATCTGGATAAAAATCATGACTCTAAAAAATAAATTAATTTCAATCGTTGGTATCGCAAGCATCATGGCCATTGTCATATCCTGGGAAGGCCTGAATAGTTTATACCGGACAGGTGAAGTAATTGAAAACTATAGTACCATTCAAGTTCCAATCATTGCATCGCTATCGGATATAGAATCATCCTTCGGCGAAATGAAGTTTCACATCATGGAAATTGCGATCTGGGAAAATGATTATCAAGCTCAGGAAAATTTCAAGGGACGATTGGATTTGGCAAAAACTGAACGTCAACATATCGAATATGGGCGCAAGCAATACGAATCTCTGCCGCATCAACCAGAAGAAACCATGATTTGGGAGAATGCGAAGGATCATTGGAATTCATTGATGCAAAATGTAGATCGGATCTTTGACATCATTGAAAAGATGATACGGAACCGCGAAGAGGAACAACAGAAAACCATTTTCAAGGAGTATTATGAAGTCATCGGTAAAATACAAAAAGATAGCGAAATGCTGTCCAATGAACTGGAAAAAATTAATCATATCTATGATAAAGTTTCAGAAACATCACATGTGCAAGCTAAAAACGTTCAGGAAAATGCCAATTTTTGGATGCTACTGACAAGTAGCCTAGGCATTTTTGTAATTATTTTGATCGGCGTGTGGGTGACCCGCAGCGTGATGCGCCAGCTAGGAGATGAACCGGCAGTGGTGGTAAAAATTGCCAATGACATTGCTGTTGGAGACCTCTCTGGAGAAATCAGGCTACGGGAGGGAGATACCACCAGCATCTTGGCGGCCATGAAGAAGGCAGTAGCCGCAGTGCAGTCGCTCGTGGCAGATGCCAATCTGCTGTCCAGAGCTGCTATCGAGGGCAGGCTGGCGACCCGCGCCGATGCTTCCAGACATCAAGGAGATTTTCGCAAGATCGTGCAGGGGGTAAACGATACTTTGGACGCAGTCATCGGCCCCTTGAACGTCGCGGCGAGCTATGTTGATAGCATCTCCAAGGGTGCAATCCCCACCAAAATTGTCGATGCCTACCATGGCGACTTCAACGCTATCAAGAATAATCTCAACACCTGCATTGATGTAGTCAATACTTTGGTTGCGGACGCAAATCTGCTTTCCAGGGCCGCCATCGAAGGCAAACTGGCGACCCGCGCCGATGCTTCCAGGCATCAAGGAGATTTTCGCAAGATTGTGCAGGGGGTAAACGATACTTTGGACGCAGTCATCGCTCCTGTCACCGAAGTAATGCGAGTGATGGCGGCCATGGAAAATGGCAAGTTGGATCAAACTATTTCTACGCAATACCAGGGTATGTTGGAGCAATTGCGCGACTCGGTTAACAACACCGTGAGCAAACTCGCTCATACCATCGAAGAAGTCACGCAAGCGAGCGACGAGTTAGTCAACGCGGCCACGCAGGTCGAAGCCACGGCCCAGGCTCTGAGTCAATCTGCCAGCGAACAGGCGGCCAGCGTCGAGGAGACCAGCGCGGCGATGGAGCAAATGAGTGCATCCATCACTCAAAACGCCGACAACGCCAAGGTTACTAACACCCGCGCGATCCAGGTCGCCACCGAAGCCCGCGAGGGCGGTTCCGCAGTTACCGAGACGGTTTCGGCCATGAAGCAGATCGCGACCAAAATTGGAATCATTGACGACATCGCCTACCAAACCAATTTACTCGCGCTCAATGCCGCCATTGAAGCGGCGCGTGCGGGTGAACACGGCAAGGGATTCGCAGTGGTAGCCGCCGAGGTGCGCAAGCTCGCCGAGCGGAGCCAGGTCGCGGCCCAGGAGATCGGTGAACTGGCCACCAGTAGCGTGGCGCTCGCCGAGAAGGCGGGTACCTTGTTAAACCAAATCGTGCCCGCGATTACTACAACATCGGACCTGGTGCAGGAAATCGCGGCCGCGTCCAAGGAACAGTCCAGTGGTGTCGGCCAGATCAATACCGCCATGAGCCAGCTATCGCAGCTTACGCAGAATAACGCCAGCTCTTCCGAGGAGCTGGCAGCCACCGCTGAGGAATTGGCCGCCCAAGTAGCCAAACTCCAGGACGTAGTGGACTTTTTTCACATTGCCGACCGATCCGTTGAGCCGAGAAGCCGCACTAATGAGGAAAAACGGGGATCTTTTTCACTATCCGCCCGTGCGATCATGGGAAAAAATACGACAGGAAGAAAAACAGTCATGGCAGCACGTCCGGCAACCACCAAAAAAATTGATAAAAATATTGAATTATCGGATTTCAAAAGTTTTTAATGCAAATTACCCTTTGTTCTGAATCGAGGAAACATACCAATGTTCGCCAACCTAAAAATTGCAATCAAACTAGGACTCAGTTTCGGTTTGATTTTATTGTTGACCCTCGGTGTCGGATTGTCAGGGTGGAATGGTCTACAGAATGTGGAGAATCGTATTATAAATCTTAACGGCATGGTGAATATTAATCATTACGCTCTAAAGGCACTGTATCATGATACTGTTTTCGATAATACCCATTCGATAGATGATGTCACCAAGGTAAAAGAAGAATTGACGAAACTGCTAACGCAAGCGGCAGAGATTCGCGCTCGGTTACATGATCCCGCTGACCAGGCTAATATGGATGAAATATCGAAGCTAACCAATGAATATCAATCCATATTCATGGAGTACGTCGATCTTCAAAGCCAATGCAATCTAGACCTGGATCGGATGCGGGCTAGCGGTGCTAAAGTCGTAGATCAAATTAATTTTGTTAATAATAGTCAAACTATTCAACTTGGTGAATTAAACGATGAAATTTCCAAAGAGTTAAACAAGCGACTCGCTGCCGCCGAGATCACGAATAATTTGACGCGTATTGCGCTGGAAGCGAAAGCACAACGCCTGCTGGCTACTCAAAATACAGAAAATGCCGTCTATATTCAGGAATGGCGCACGATTAATCGCGGATTCATTGATTTACTGGAAAAACAGGGGGAGAAACTAAATTCGGTAGGTGAAGGCGAACGAATAAAAATAATCAAGTCCGATTATGATCGCTACATGAATTTTTTCCAAACGTATCTACAAGGGCAGCATCAAGAAGATCTGGATTCTGCTATCAAGTCCGCCGCTGATGCCTTTCAAAATCTGGACAAGATGCGTGAATCCATTGAGGTCGGATTGGTAACCAAGACCAAAGAGGATACCAATATCATCACCGCCAAGCGCGCCAACGCCAATGATACTGCGGCACTTGTAAAAGATTTTCTAGAAACGCGACTCGTAGTAATGGAATTAATTAATACCAAGGAAAATAAATTTATCGAACAAGTGGAAAAAAAATTAACTTCTATTATCGAGCGATTGAATATTCTATTGTCAGGGCGTCTCAAACGTCAGGAAAATATCCAAGCAACGCGCGAAACGATGGCTACTGTGGAAGCCTATCAAGAGGCTTTCCGTAATTTTATCGTCATCACCGAGCGTCAAAAGACGACCAGCAAGCGTTCCGATCAAGCTGCGGATCAAGTGATTTTTTTAGCCAACAAGCTGGAAGCTGGCCAACGGACTAAAATGGAAAATGAACAAAACCTTGCCGAGCGTTTGATATTGGCGGTGGCAGCCATTGCTCTAATTTTAGGGATTTTCGTAGCCTGGTTACTGTCTCGCATCATCAGCCAGGCCGTATTGAAAGGATTACGATTTACAGAGGCGGTAGCGGAGGGTGATCTACGGGTGCGCCTCGAGCAGCAGGGACAAGATGAGGTGGGACGGTTGTTGTTAGCGTTGGAAGGAATGCGCGAGCGCTTGGCAGGAGTCGTGGGACAGGTGCGTGCTACTGCGGGTTCTCTGGCCAGCTCTGCGGTGCAACTTTCAAGTACCGCCAATTCTTTATCACATGCAAGCTCCGAACAGGCAGCGAGTGTCGAGGAAACCTCGGCTTCGCTTGAACAAATGTCGGCTTCTATCGGACAAAATTCGGACAATGCCGTGGCAACTGAAGGAGCAGCGGTGAAATCGGCCAAGGATGCTGTGGAGGGTGGTAAAGCGGTAACCGAAACCGTCGAAGCAATGCGAAGAATCGCCGAACGGATTGGATTTATTGAGGATATCGCTTACAAGACCAATCTATTGGCATTGAACGCCGCCATTGAGGCGGCGCGGGCAGGCGAACATGGCAAAGGTTTTGCAGTGGTTGCAGCCGAAGTCCGTAAACTCGCTGAAAATAGCCAGGTCGCGGCGCGTAAGATTAGTAGTCTAGCGCGTTCCAGTGTCGCGGTCGCCGAGCGTGCTGGAGGATTGTTGAACGCATTGGTGCCTAATATTGAAAAAACCGCTGAACTGGTTCAGGAGATCGCAGCCGCTTCGCGGGAGCAAACCGGGGGCGTGGCTCAGGTCAACACTGCGATGGGTCAGGTGGATCAGGCGGTACAACAAAATGCTGCCGCGTCGGAGGAATTGGCGGCGACTGCGACGGAAGTCACCAATCAAGCCGAGGAGCTCAACCGGCTGATGGCCTTCTTCCGCGTAGAGGAAAATAATTCTAGCGATGCAACTCCTGCACATTCAGATCGAGGAAGGCAGACAGAGAAAATAATCGACAAAACATCATTTTATCGAGAACCGGCATCGTCAGGTAAAACGATTCGCACTGCGATGAAGGGCGACGTGGCGGCCAAGCACTCTGCCCAGACACGCCGGGTATCTGCGCAAAAAATCAATAAAACCATTGATATTTCTGAATTTAAAAGTTTTTAAAAGGACAACGATGCTTACGCATCGTTGTCTAATTTAACTAATCCCCATGATGGGGGTGGTCTCAAACCAGCAAGAAAATTTGATGAAACATCTGTTGATCGCGCGTGGGCTACGCGCCTGCGCGGATGGTTATGCGGCAGTACTGTTGCCTGCTTATTTACTCACCTTGGGTTTTGGACGGTGGGAGGTGGGTCTGATCAGCACGGCGACATTGCTAGGGTCGGCACTCATGACCCTAGCATTGGGGGCGTGGGGCCATATGTTACCGCGTGACCGACTCCTGCCTGCGGCGGCGTTGCTGATGGTCGGCACGGGTCTTGGTATTGCTGGATTTTCTGGCTGGTGGCCGCTGCTGCTGGTGGGATTTATTGGCACTCTGAATCCTGGTGCCGGGGATGTCTCCATCTTTTTACCCCTGGAACACGCCCGCATCGCCACTGTGGTGGAAGGCGAGGCGCGGACGAGGTTGTTTGCGCGCTACAGCTTGATCGGTACTCTGTGCGCGGCGCTGGGGGCGTTGGC
It contains:
- a CDS encoding hypothetical protein (Evidence 5 : Unknown function), producing the protein MLTGPSIPIPPLAEQKRIVAKVDELMKLVDELEAQLATAQTSAERLMDAIVDEITQG
- a CDS encoding methyl-accepting chemotaxis protein, with the protein product MFANLKIAIKLGLSFGLILLLTLGVGLSGWNGLQNVENRIINLNGMVNINHYALKALYHDTVFDNTHSIDDVTKVKEELTKLLTQAAEIRARLHDPADQANMDEISKLTNEYQSIFMEYVDLQSQCNLDLDRMRASGAKVVDQINFVNNSQTIQLGELNDEISKELNKRLAAAEITNNLTRIALEAKAQRLLATQNTENAVYIQEWRTINRGFIDLLEKQGEKLNSVGEGERIKIIKSDYDRYMNFFQTYLQGQHQEDLDSAIKSAADAFQNLDKMRESIEVGLVTKTKEDTNIITAKRANANDTAALVKDFLETRLVVMELINTKENKFIEQVEKKLTSIIERLNILLSGRLKRQENIQATRETMATVEAYQEAFRNFIVITERQKTTSKRSDQAADQVIFLANKLEAGQRTKMENEQNLAERLILAVAAIALILGIFVAWLLSRIISQAVLKGLRFTEAVAEGDLRVRLEQQGQDEVGRLLLALEGMRERLAGVVGQVRATAGSLASSAVQLSSTANSLSHASSEQAASVEETSASLEQMSASIGQNSDNAVATEGAAVKSAKDAVEGGKAVTETVEAMRRIAERIGFIEDIAYKTNLLALNAAIEAARAGEHGKGFAVVAAEVRKLAENSQVAARKISSLARSSVAVAERAGGLLNALVPNIEKTAELVQEIAAASREQTGGVAQVNTAMGQVDQAVQQNAAASEELAATATEVTNQAEELNRLMAFFRVEENNSSDATPAHSDRGRQTEKIIDKTSFYREPASSGKTIRTAMKGDVAAKHSAQTRRVSAQKINKTIDISEFKSF
- a CDS encoding methyl-accepting chemotaxis protein, which codes for MTLKNKLISIVGIASIMAIVISWEGLNSLYRTGEVIENYSTIQVPIIASLSDIESSFGEMKFHIMEIAIWENDYQAQENFKGRLDLAKTERQHIEYGRKQYESLPHQPEETMIWENAKDHWNSLMQNVDRIFDIIEKMIRNREEEQQKTIFKEYYEVIGKIQKDSEMLSNELEKINHIYDKVSETSHVQAKNVQENANFWMLLTSSLGIFVIILIGVWVTRSVMRQLGDEPAVVVKIANDIAVGDLSGEIRLREGDTTSILAAMKKAVAAVQSLVADANLLSRAAIEGRLATRADASRHQGDFRKIVQGVNDTLDAVIGPLNVAASYVDSISKGAIPTKIVDAYHGDFNAIKNNLNTCIDVVNTLVADANLLSRAAIEGKLATRADASRHQGDFRKIVQGVNDTLDAVIAPVTEVMRVMAAMENGKLDQTISTQYQGMLEQLRDSVNNTVSKLAHTIEEVTQASDELVNAATQVEATAQALSQSASEQAASVEETSAAMEQMSASITQNADNAKVTNTRAIQVATEAREGGSAVTETVSAMKQIATKIGIIDDIAYQTNLLALNAAIEAARAGEHGKGFAVVAAEVRKLAERSQVAAQEIGELATSSVALAEKAGTLLNQIVPAITTTSDLVQEIAAASKEQSSGVGQINTAMSQLSQLTQNNASSSEELAATAEELAAQVAKLQDVVDFFHIADRSVEPRSRTNEEKRGSFSLSARAIMGKNTTGRKTVMAARPATTKKIDKNIELSDFKSF
- the ccmF gene encoding holocytochrome c synthase CcmF component encodes the protein MIPELGTYALILSLCFALVQGTFPLLGASRGYPAWMELAHAASRGQFSFLFIALMCLAWSFVQNDFSVEYVAQNSNLVLPLHYRLSAVWGGHEGSLLLWAFMLGGWTLAVSLSSNGLSNEFRARVLGVMGLVSAGFLMFMLFTSNPFGRIDPADLPPGFEGRDLNPLLQDPGLIIHPPMLYLGYVGFAVAFAFAIAALLGGRLDAAWARWSRPWTLVAWVCLTLGITLGSFWAYYELGWGGWWFWDPVENASFMPWLVGTALLHSLAVTEKRGEFRAWTVLLAISAFSLSLLGTFLVRSGVLTSVHAFAADPRRGVFILIFLAVVVGSSLLLYAIRGPGMTRHAGGFSLLSREAALFTNNVLLVAATATILLGTIYPLILDALNLGKISVGPPYFSSVFVPLMAPLVFLIGVGPLLRWRRTASSDLVIRLRWSAAVAIFVAVGGPVLAGHWTPMVSLGLWLAVWVMSATLEVLEVRVRTVGRWDIAEGLRAVPLGVWGMSLAHCGVGIFIVGVTLSGGYSEEREIRLAPGQAITLADHEFRFDGVSQVEGSNYTAQQGTVTVTNTHGKKSVLHPQKRTYRIQTMPMTEAAIEYGLLRHLYVALGEPVNDGGWSLRLYVKPFVGWIWLGALAMAVGGLLAAADRRYRLSPRCN